In Geminicoccaceae bacterium, a single window of DNA contains:
- a CDS encoding amidohydrolase: MTNTSSTERYRGAIDCDVHPQVPSLSVLLPYLDDYWRDMVEVRGIEGFRSHAYPPGVPASIREDWRSGPAHGADSVEAVQRDLLDHFGLSHAILNCLYGVQQVHDEGLAAALCAAVNDWIAAEWLDRDSRLRASIVVPLQNPQRAVDEIERLAPDRRFVQVLMPAMHDLPFGRRHYWPIYDTACRHDMPVGLHLGSAYRQAITAVGWPTYHVEDYVDQTQGMQAQLASLMSHGVFVEFPELRIVLIESGVSWLPAFAWRYSKFWRGLRMEVPWVDQTPFDILRRHVRLTTQPFDCPDDSDIVQRLMDHLGSNEMLLFSSDYPHWQFDGDDALPPGLPEPVSSRLLCDNPMETYPRLGGP, from the coding sequence ATGACGAACACCAGCTCCACGGAGCGATACCGCGGCGCCATCGATTGCGACGTGCACCCGCAGGTTCCGTCCCTGTCGGTGCTCCTGCCTTATCTTGACGATTACTGGCGGGACATGGTCGAGGTGCGTGGCATCGAGGGCTTCCGCAGCCACGCCTACCCGCCGGGTGTGCCGGCCAGCATCCGCGAGGACTGGCGCAGCGGTCCCGCCCACGGCGCGGACAGTGTCGAGGCGGTGCAACGCGACCTGCTCGATCACTTCGGTCTTTCGCACGCCATCCTCAACTGCCTCTACGGCGTGCAGCAGGTTCATGACGAGGGTCTTGCCGCGGCCCTGTGCGCGGCCGTGAACGACTGGATCGCTGCCGAATGGCTGGATCGCGACAGCCGTCTCCGGGCGTCGATCGTCGTGCCCCTGCAAAACCCGCAACGGGCCGTCGACGAGATCGAGCGGCTTGCCCCGGACCGGCGCTTCGTCCAGGTCCTGATGCCGGCCATGCATGACCTGCCCTTCGGCCGCCGCCATTACTGGCCGATCTACGACACCGCCTGCCGCCACGACATGCCCGTCGGCCTGCATCTCGGCAGCGCCTACCGCCAGGCGATCACCGCCGTCGGCTGGCCGACCTATCATGTCGAGGATTATGTCGACCAGACCCAGGGCATGCAGGCACAGCTCGCCAGCCTGATGAGTCACGGCGTGTTCGTCGAGTTTCCGGAGCTCAGGATCGTCCTGATCGAATCCGGCGTCAGCTGGCTGCCGGCGTTTGCCTGGCGCTATTCGAAGTTCTGGCGCGGCCTTCGCATGGAAGTGCCCTGGGTCGACCAGACGCCGTTCGACATCCTGCGCCGGCATGTCCGGCTTACCACGCAACCCTTTGATTGTCCCGATGACAGTGATATTGTCCAAAGATTGATGGACCATCTCGGCTCGAATGAGATGCTGCTGTTCTCTTCGGACTATCCGCACTGGCAGTTCGATGGTGACGACGCCCTGCCGCCGGGACTTCCCGAGCCCGTGTCCAGCCGGCTCCTTTGCGACAATCCGATGGAGACCTATCCCCGTCTGGGAGGACCTTGA
- the mazG gene encoding nucleoside triphosphate pyrophosphohydrolase — translation MRRLRNPEGGCPWDIEQTFDTIAPYTIEEAYEVADAIGRGDFADLREELGDLLLQTVYHAQMADEAGLFSFDDVAHGIADKMVARHPHVFGAEQVDNAAAQTDRWEARKARERSARAHARGERPSLLDNIPLGMPGLTRALKLQRRAARIGFDWKELPPIRARIDEELAELDAARGDERAEELGDLLFTVVNYARRIDVDPEAAMRAANAKFERRFRHVEAHAGDDPAAAGLDRLEELWQEAKRLEREGS, via the coding sequence ATGCGCCGGCTGCGCAATCCGGAAGGCGGCTGCCCCTGGGATATCGAGCAGACCTTCGACACCATCGCGCCTTACACCATCGAGGAAGCCTACGAGGTGGCGGATGCCATCGGGCGTGGCGATTTTGCCGATTTGCGCGAGGAGCTGGGCGATCTGCTCCTGCAGACGGTCTATCACGCACAGATGGCCGATGAGGCAGGGCTTTTCAGCTTCGACGATGTGGCCCACGGTATCGCCGACAAGATGGTTGCCCGCCACCCGCATGTCTTCGGCGCCGAACAGGTCGACAATGCAGCCGCCCAGACCGACCGCTGGGAAGCGCGGAAGGCCCGCGAGCGCAGTGCACGCGCGCATGCCCGGGGCGAAAGACCGAGCCTGCTCGACAACATCCCCCTGGGCATGCCCGGTCTCACCCGTGCCCTCAAGCTGCAACGCCGTGCCGCGCGCATCGGTTTCGACTGGAAGGAACTTCCCCCCATTCGTGCGCGCATCGACGAGGAACTGGCCGAACTCGATGCCGCCCGGGGCGATGAACGTGCGGAGGAACTGGGCGATCTGCTGTTCACGGTCGTGAATTACGCAAGGCGTATCGACGTCGATCCCGAAGCAGCCATGCGCGCCGCCAACGCCAAGTTCGAGCGCCGCTTCCGCCACGTCGAGGCCCATGCCGGAGACGATCCCGCTGCCGCCGGTCTCGATCGATTAGAAGAATTGTGGCAGGAGGCGAAAAGGCTGGAACGGGAAGGATCATAG
- a CDS encoding aspartate-semialdehyde dehydrogenase, with translation MGYRVAVAGATGAVGSEILNILAETNFPADEIIPLASSRSVGKEVAYGDDRRLKVRDLDSFDFEGVDIGLFSPGGAVSAVHAPRAAAAGCVVIDNTSHFRMEPDVPLVVPEVNPEALADFRNRNIIANPNCSTIQMVMALKPLHDIARIKRVVVSTYQATGGAGQKGMDELFEQTKSIYMNDKKPPSVFAKQIAFNCIPRIDSMVDGGVTKEEWKMAVETKKILDPEIEVTATCVRVPVFVGHSEAVNVEFEEPIELEEARDALMGFEGIIVVDDPENHEYVTPIDCVGEFATFVSRLRVDPTLPYGLNMWVVSDNLRKGAALNAVQIAQALVDRGHI, from the coding sequence ATGGGCTATCGCGTTGCCGTGGCGGGCGCCACGGGTGCTGTCGGCAGTGAGATCCTCAATATTCTCGCCGAGACGAACTTTCCGGCCGACGAGATCATTCCGCTCGCCTCGTCCAGATCGGTCGGCAAGGAGGTCGCCTATGGTGACGATCGCCGGCTGAAGGTGAGGGATCTCGACAGCTTCGATTTCGAAGGGGTCGACATCGGGCTGTTCTCTCCGGGGGGCGCGGTTTCGGCCGTCCATGCGCCGCGTGCCGCAGCGGCGGGTTGCGTGGTGATCGACAACACCTCGCATTTCCGCATGGAGCCGGACGTTCCTCTGGTGGTGCCCGAGGTCAATCCCGAGGCGCTTGCCGACTTTCGCAACCGGAATATCATTGCCAACCCGAACTGTTCGACCATCCAGATGGTCATGGCCCTCAAGCCGCTGCATGACATTGCCCGGATCAAGCGGGTTGTCGTCTCGACCTACCAGGCCACGGGCGGCGCCGGACAGAAGGGCATGGACGAGCTCTTCGAACAGACCAAGTCGATCTACATGAACGACAAGAAGCCGCCGTCGGTCTTCGCCAAGCAGATCGCCTTCAACTGCATTCCGCGCATCGACAGCATGGTCGATGGCGGGGTGACGAAGGAGGAGTGGAAGATGGCGGTCGAGACGAAGAAGATTCTCGACCCCGAGATCGAGGTCACGGCGACTTGCGTGCGTGTACCGGTGTTCGTCGGCCACAGCGAGGCGGTGAATGTCGAGTTCGAGGAGCCGATCGAGCTGGAAGAAGCCCGCGACGCGCTGATGGGCTTCGAGGGGATCATTGTCGTCGACGATCCGGAGAACCATGAATATGTCACGCCGATCGATTGCGTCGGCGAGTTCGCGACGTTCGTATCCCGCCTGCGCGTCGATCCGACGTTGCCTTACGGCCTCAACATGTGGGTGGTGTCGGACAATCTGCGCAAGGGGGCGGCGCTCAACGCCGTGCAGATCGCGCAGGCGCTGGTCGACCGCGGGCATATCTGA
- a CDS encoding Rieske (2Fe-2S) protein has protein sequence MSERHVVARTDEIPEGGRLKVRVRGQDVVIFNVAGEYLAVLDRCPHQGASLCDGKQVGLVRSERPGELEYTRKGEIVRCPWHGWEFDLRTGKSYCDPRRTWVKSYPASSEHGATILEGPYIAETFEVLVEDDYLVIDA, from the coding sequence TTGAGCGAGCGTCATGTCGTGGCCCGGACCGATGAAATTCCCGAAGGCGGACGGCTGAAGGTCCGGGTCCGTGGCCAGGATGTCGTCATCTTCAATGTCGCCGGCGAATACCTGGCCGTTCTCGACCGCTGTCCGCACCAGGGCGCGAGCCTCTGCGATGGCAAGCAGGTCGGGCTTGTCCGGTCCGAGCGTCCCGGCGAGCTGGAGTACACGCGCAAGGGCGAAATCGTCCGCTGCCCCTGGCACGGCTGGGAGTTCGATTTGAGAACGGGCAAGTCCTACTGCGACCCGCGGCGCACATGGGTGAAGAGCTACCCTGCCTCCAGCGAGCACGGCGCAACCATCCTCGAAGGCCCCTACATCGCCGAGACGTTCGAGGTACTCGTCGAGGACGATTACCTCGTCATCGACGCGTAA
- a CDS encoding carbohydrate ABC transporter permease — MKRKPHVQLILFVSLCAFTAINLMPIFWAFLTSIKLPVDAFAVPPRFVFTPTFEFHRQVWVEKDFTGFLVNSVIIAVATVCISVPIGTMAAYGLSRMRGIGTSGLLFGLLAIRMFPHILLAIPFFVLATFVNLIDTYTIMVLALVAINQPFTIWLMRSFFLDVPVELDEAACIDGCNLWQTFHLVALPVVKPGLWVTALFSLLLAYNEFLFALVLTGPGTKTLPVAIAEYGGEDINYWSLSAAAAIGIMLPIVAFMMFLQKHLVRGLAFGAVKG; from the coding sequence ATGAAGCGCAAACCGCATGTCCAGCTCATCCTCTTCGTCAGCCTCTGTGCCTTCACCGCCATCAACCTGATGCCGATCTTCTGGGCGTTCCTGACCTCGATCAAGCTTCCGGTCGACGCCTTCGCCGTGCCTCCCAGGTTCGTCTTCACGCCAACCTTCGAGTTCCACCGGCAGGTCTGGGTGGAGAAGGACTTCACCGGCTTTCTCGTCAACAGCGTGATCATCGCGGTCGCGACCGTCTGCATCTCCGTGCCCATCGGCACGATGGCCGCCTACGGACTCTCGCGCATGCGCGGGATCGGAACGAGCGGTCTGCTGTTCGGCCTGCTGGCGATCCGCATGTTCCCGCACATCCTCCTCGCGATCCCCTTCTTCGTGCTCGCGACCTTCGTCAACCTGATCGATACCTACACCATCATGGTGCTGGCACTGGTGGCCATCAACCAGCCGTTCACGATCTGGCTGATGCGCAGCTTCTTTCTCGATGTACCGGTCGAGCTTGACGAGGCCGCCTGCATCGACGGCTGCAATCTCTGGCAGACATTCCATCTCGTCGCCCTTCCCGTCGTCAAGCCGGGGCTCTGGGTGACCGCGCTTTTCAGCCTGCTGCTCGCCTACAACGAATTCCTCTTCGCCCTCGTGCTGACCGGCCCCGGCACCAAGACATTGCCGGTCGCGATCGCCGAATATGGCGGCGAGGACATCAATTACTGGTCGCTGTCGGCAGCGGCCGCCATCGGTATCATGCTGCCCATCGTCGCCTTCATGATGTTCCTGCAGAAACATCTCGTCCGCGGCCTCGCCTTTGGGGCGGTCAAGGGATGA
- a CDS encoding alcohol dehydrogenase catalytic domain-containing protein gives MKSYQIVGWGEPLEARDYPTPEPKGREVLVRVTACGVCHSDLHIHQGYFDLGDGRRLNIADRGMQLPFTLGHEVAGEVVAMGPEATGVEIGDSRVVYPWIGCGQCADCERGDNLLCTKPRVIGTWVDGGYSTHVIVPDARYLVDHGDVPVEVACTYACSGITAYSALTRTGITRADQSLLIIGAGGVGMNGLLMAKAVLGCRVAVADIDAAKRDAAMATGLCDAVFDNSDAKTAAEAVRAWSNGGADASIDFVGRPVTTEFGIACSRTKGSSVVVVGLYGDSMKLSTAMLPLRMMNLKGSYVGTLDDLHAVMDLARSGKLPPIKVTGCALHDANKALRSLTQGEVTGRYVLQP, from the coding sequence ATGAAAAGCTATCAGATCGTCGGCTGGGGCGAGCCCCTTGAGGCCCGCGACTATCCGACACCGGAACCCAAGGGCCGCGAGGTCCTCGTCAGGGTGACTGCCTGCGGCGTGTGCCACAGCGACCTGCACATCCATCAGGGCTATTTCGACCTCGGCGACGGCCGCCGGCTGAACATCGCCGATCGCGGCATGCAATTGCCATTCACCCTCGGCCACGAGGTGGCGGGCGAGGTCGTCGCGATGGGGCCGGAAGCCACCGGCGTCGAGATCGGCGACAGTCGCGTCGTCTATCCATGGATTGGCTGCGGCCAGTGCGCGGATTGCGAACGTGGTGATAATTTGCTGTGCACGAAACCTCGGGTGATCGGCACCTGGGTCGATGGCGGGTACAGCACCCATGTCATCGTCCCCGACGCCCGCTATCTCGTCGATCATGGCGATGTGCCGGTGGAAGTCGCCTGCACCTATGCCTGTTCGGGCATCACCGCCTACAGCGCCCTGACCAGGACGGGCATCACCCGGGCCGACCAGTCACTGCTGATCATCGGCGCCGGAGGCGTGGGCATGAACGGCCTGCTGATGGCCAAGGCGGTGCTCGGCTGTCGCGTGGCCGTGGCCGACATCGATGCGGCCAAGCGCGATGCGGCCATGGCGACCGGCCTGTGCGACGCGGTGTTCGACAACAGCGACGCAAAGACGGCCGCGGAGGCCGTGCGTGCCTGGTCGAACGGCGGGGCGGATGCTTCCATCGACTTCGTCGGCCGACCGGTGACCACCGAGTTCGGCATCGCCTGCTCGCGGACCAAGGGCTCCAGCGTCGTGGTCGTCGGTCTCTACGGCGACAGCATGAAGCTGTCGACGGCCATGCTGCCGCTGCGGATGATGAACCTCAAGGGATCCTATGTCGGCACGCTCGACGACCTCCATGCGGTCATGGACCTGGCACGTTCGGGCAAGCTGCCGCCGATCAAGGTCACCGGTTGCGCACTGCATGACGCCAACAAGGCATTGCGGAGCCTGACCCAGGGTGAGGTCACCGGCCGTTACGTGCTACAGCCCTGA
- a CDS encoding sugar ABC transporter permease encodes MHGQRGLWLFLVPSGIVLAVVLFYPFGYAVYLSLFNYYLGAGERTFVGLGNYAALLADERFWSSLYKTFIIVGSAVSLEFSLGLAIAFGLYKLTYGVRALNLLIFLPHIITPVVAALFLRWIFMGRWGLLDGIIMSLGFFPPDWLGDPIWARFTVVLADAWQFTPFMILVLYAGLNTVDTSQIESAQMDGAGNWTILTRIMLPALRPLILFVLAIRTMDAFRFFDSIYVLTAGGPGTATETITLYTYALAFRLLEVGKASALGVLTLLIVAALVAGMTAVIYRRERGEFR; translated from the coding sequence ATGCATGGCCAGCGTGGCTTGTGGCTGTTCCTTGTGCCGAGCGGTATCGTCCTTGCCGTCGTCCTGTTCTACCCCTTCGGATATGCAGTCTATCTGAGCCTGTTCAACTATTACCTCGGCGCCGGAGAACGCACCTTCGTCGGCCTGGGCAATTACGCCGCGCTTCTGGCTGACGAGCGTTTCTGGTCGTCGCTCTACAAGACCTTCATCATCGTCGGCTCGGCGGTCTCGCTCGAATTCTCGCTCGGGCTTGCCATCGCCTTCGGACTCTACAAGCTCACCTATGGCGTGCGTGCACTCAACCTCCTGATTTTCCTGCCGCACATCATCACGCCCGTAGTGGCCGCTCTCTTCCTGCGCTGGATCTTCATGGGCCGCTGGGGACTGCTTGACGGGATCATCATGAGCCTCGGCTTCTTTCCGCCCGACTGGCTGGGCGATCCCATCTGGGCACGCTTCACGGTCGTGCTCGCCGATGCCTGGCAGTTCACGCCCTTCATGATCCTCGTGCTTTATGCCGGGCTGAACACGGTCGACACGAGCCAGATCGAATCCGCACAGATGGACGGTGCGGGCAACTGGACGATTCTCACCCGCATCATGCTGCCGGCGCTGCGGCCGCTGATCCTGTTCGTCCTCGCGATCCGCACGATGGATGCGTTCCGCTTCTTCGACAGCATCTACGTGCTCACCGCCGGCGGCCCCGGAACCGCGACAGAGACGATCACGCTCTACACCTACGCCCTCGCCTTCCGCCTGCTCGAGGTGGGCAAGGCCTCGGCACTCGGCGTTCTCACGCTCTTGATCGTGGCGGCCCTGGTCGCCGGCATGACCGCGGTCATCTACCGACGCGAGCGAGGCGAGTTCCGATGA
- the leuB gene encoding 3-isopropylmalate dehydrogenase — protein sequence MNQVGNLLLLPGDGIGPEVMGEVRKVVKWLGDRQGLGFECEEELAGGCALDAHGVPLTDDTVKLAKDADAVVFGAVGVPKHDANPFHLKPEQGLLRLRKELDLFANLRPALVFPALAEASTLKTELVEGLDILILRELTGGVYFGEPRGIEELPDGTKRGVDTQVYTTPEIERVAAVGFELARKRRNHVTSVEKANVMHTGVLWRQTVTALHAREFGDVKLAHMYADNCAMQLIRQPKQFDVIVTDNLFGDLLSDAAAMLTGSLGMLPSASLGAPDAIGKRKALYEPVHGSAPDIAGQGKANPLAMLLSFAMMLRYSFDLGDEADRLEKAIANVLDSGIRTGDIMQSGKTLVSTEDMGRAVIAELDKSLA from the coding sequence ATGAACCAGGTCGGCAATCTTCTCCTTCTGCCCGGTGACGGAATTGGCCCTGAAGTCATGGGCGAGGTGCGCAAGGTCGTGAAGTGGCTGGGCGATCGCCAGGGGCTCGGCTTCGAGTGCGAGGAGGAACTGGCCGGTGGCTGCGCGCTCGATGCCCATGGCGTACCGCTGACCGACGACACCGTGAAGCTCGCGAAGGATGCCGATGCGGTGGTTTTCGGGGCCGTCGGCGTGCCCAAGCACGATGCCAATCCGTTCCACCTCAAGCCGGAGCAGGGCCTGTTGCGCCTGCGCAAGGAACTCGACCTCTTCGCCAACCTTCGCCCGGCGTTGGTATTCCCCGCGCTGGCGGAGGCGAGCACGCTCAAGACCGAGCTGGTCGAGGGTCTCGACATCCTGATCCTGCGGGAGCTGACCGGCGGTGTGTATTTCGGCGAGCCGCGCGGGATCGAGGAGCTGCCCGACGGCACGAAACGCGGTGTCGACACCCAGGTCTACACGACGCCCGAGATCGAGCGGGTGGCCGCGGTCGGTTTCGAACTGGCGCGAAAGCGGCGCAATCACGTGACTTCGGTGGAAAAAGCCAACGTCATGCATACCGGCGTGCTCTGGCGGCAGACGGTGACGGCCCTGCACGCCAGGGAGTTCGGCGACGTCAAGCTGGCGCACATGTATGCCGACAATTGCGCGATGCAGCTGATCCGCCAGCCCAAGCAGTTCGATGTGATCGTCACCGACAACCTGTTCGGCGACCTGCTGTCCGATGCGGCGGCGATGCTGACCGGATCGCTGGGTATGCTGCCATCGGCTTCGCTGGGGGCGCCCGATGCCATCGGCAAGCGCAAGGCGCTGTATGAGCCGGTGCATGGTTCGGCTCCCGACATCGCCGGCCAGGGCAAGGCCAATCCGCTGGCCATGCTGCTGAGCTTCGCGATGATGCTGCGCTACTCGTTCGATCTTGGCGACGAAGCCGACCGCCTTGAGAAAGCCATTGCGAATGTTCTGGATTCCGGCATCCGCACGGGCGATATCATGCAGTCCGGCAAGACCCTCGTTTCGACCGAGGACATGGGCCGTGCCGTGATCGCCGAGCTCGACAAGAGCCTGGCGTAA
- a CDS encoding amidohydrolase produces MLEDIATPSAPAVAPLPETARGKRPAIIDSDVHPTVKSISEIKPFLADRWWRYLQSYGARPRHPFAEGDPYPKAAPRAARRDAWTPEGAQPGSDLAFMREHYLDAYNIEAGILAPLFPTGQADRNTDFGAAISRAVNDWQRETWTRPEKRLKASIVIPYEDAEAAVAEIERCADDRDFAQILMLARTFEPLGAKRYWPIFAKAQEVGLPIGVHVFGYSGHAVTGAGWPSYYIEEMTGHAAACQAGVASLAMNGVFERFPGLRMIMIEGGFGWLASLMWRLDKHWLRHREEVPHVTRPPSETLRRNLWISTQPMEEPERSQQLIDTMKWIGLDRLLIATDYPHWDFDDPSFALPRKLDHASRLAICSGNARKVYRL; encoded by the coding sequence ATGCTTGAAGATATCGCCACGCCGTCCGCACCTGCCGTGGCTCCCTTGCCGGAAACGGCGCGCGGGAAGCGACCTGCCATCATCGACAGCGACGTCCACCCGACCGTCAAGTCGATCAGCGAGATCAAGCCTTTCCTCGCCGATCGCTGGTGGCGCTACCTGCAAAGCTACGGGGCCCGGCCACGTCATCCGTTCGCCGAGGGGGATCCCTATCCCAAGGCCGCGCCGAGGGCCGCCCGCCGCGATGCATGGACGCCCGAGGGAGCACAGCCGGGCAGCGACCTCGCATTCATGCGCGAGCACTATCTCGACGCCTACAATATCGAGGCCGGTATCCTGGCGCCGTTGTTTCCCACCGGGCAGGCCGACCGCAACACCGACTTCGGTGCTGCCATCAGCCGGGCCGTCAATGACTGGCAGCGGGAGACATGGACGAGGCCGGAGAAGCGGCTCAAGGCCTCCATCGTCATACCATACGAAGACGCGGAAGCGGCCGTGGCCGAGATCGAGCGATGCGCCGATGATCGCGACTTTGCCCAGATCCTGATGCTCGCGCGCACCTTCGAGCCGCTCGGTGCAAAGCGCTACTGGCCCATTTTCGCCAAGGCCCAGGAAGTCGGGCTGCCGATCGGCGTGCATGTCTTCGGCTATAGCGGACATGCCGTCACGGGTGCGGGCTGGCCCAGCTACTACATCGAGGAGATGACCGGACACGCCGCTGCCTGTCAGGCCGGTGTGGCAAGTCTTGCCATGAATGGCGTGTTCGAGCGTTTCCCGGGCCTGCGCATGATCATGATCGAGGGCGGGTTCGGCTGGCTCGCGTCGCTCATGTGGCGGCTGGACAAGCACTGGCTGAGACATCGCGAGGAAGTTCCCCACGTCACCCGTCCACCGTCGGAAACCCTCAGGCGCAATCTGTGGATCTCGACGCAGCCGATGGAGGAGCCGGAGCGTTCGCAGCAGCTCATCGACACGATGAAATGGATCGGCCTCGATCGTCTGCTGATCGCGACCGACTATCCGCACTGGGATTTCGACGACCCGAGTTTCGCCTTGCCGCGCAAGCTCGATCACGCAAGCCGGTTGGCCATCTGCTCCGGCAACGCCAGAAAGGTGTATCGTCTTTGA
- a CDS encoding ferric reductase-like transmembrane domain-containing protein, with product MSKLKTVWNHPLTFWLLLALPSVGMIADGISGAASFHRLVHPTGEFAARFTIIAMMITPLMMLVGRRRWLLWLMARRRYLGVAAFGYAALHTLYYLLDKASLDVIVADLTRAGIWTGWLAFLIFVPLAITSNDTSMRRMRGMWKNLQRWVYPAAMLTLVHWLLVSRGVGGALVHFAPLAALEAYRIWHVATRPRRSRRLAEA from the coding sequence ATGTCAAAACTGAAAACCGTCTGGAACCATCCCCTAACCTTCTGGCTGTTGCTCGCACTGCCATCGGTCGGCATGATCGCCGACGGCATTTCCGGTGCCGCCAGTTTCCACCGACTCGTTCATCCCACCGGCGAGTTTGCCGCCCGCTTCACCATCATCGCCATGATGATCACCCCGCTGATGATGCTCGTGGGGCGGCGGCGCTGGCTCCTGTGGCTGATGGCGCGCCGGCGCTATCTCGGTGTTGCCGCGTTCGGCTATGCCGCACTGCACACACTCTACTACCTGCTGGACAAGGCATCGCTGGATGTCATCGTGGCCGACCTGACCCGCGCCGGCATCTGGACCGGCTGGCTGGCCTTCCTGATCTTCGTGCCGCTGGCCATCACCAGCAACGACACGTCCATGCGCCGCATGCGCGGCATGTGGAAGAACCTCCAGCGCTGGGTCTATCCGGCGGCCATGCTGACGCTGGTTCACTGGCTGCTGGTCAGCCGGGGCGTCGGTGGCGCACTTGTCCACTTCGCTCCACTGGCTGCCCTTGAAGCCTATCGCATCTGGCATGTCGCCACCCGGCCGCGCCGTTCCCGCCGTCTGGCCGAGGCGTGA
- a CDS encoding exodeoxyribonuclease VII large subunit translates to MASNVHEYTVSEISFALKRTVEDAFGLVRVRGEISGFKRAASGHLYFALKDDKSVLDGVCWRGSATRLAFKPEDGLEVICTGKLTTYPGRSRYQLVIEHMEPAGAGALMALFEERKRRLEAEGLFDPARKRPLPFLPEIIGIVTSPTGSVIRDMLHRLAERFPRRVVLWPVAVQGEGAAEQIAAAIRGFPRVDPRPDLLIVARGGGSIEDLWAFNEEVVARAVADCDIPLISAVGHETDTTLIDHVADRRAPTPTAAAEIAVPVRRELAGDVAALGERMEHAVHRMLDHAVQRVQGLARGLPDPAMLMGIAAQRFDDLSERLRLRTPLLMLEERREQMTRRHQRIGELARDRIRACERSLAGIPDGRIAALVDRRIHDETARLGGLSKLLESLGHRQVLERGYALVHRPADGGLISSRADAEREGIMEIEFRDGRVKVMRGGETPPARRSARRGSSEPFGDQGTLL, encoded by the coding sequence ATGGCCAGCAACGTTCACGAATATACCGTCTCGGAAATCTCCTTCGCCCTCAAGCGGACGGTCGAGGATGCCTTCGGCCTCGTCCGGGTGCGTGGCGAGATCTCGGGGTTCAAGCGCGCAGCGTCCGGCCACCTCTATTTCGCGCTGAAGGACGACAAGTCGGTGCTGGACGGGGTGTGCTGGCGTGGATCGGCCACGCGGCTGGCGTTCAAACCCGAGGACGGGCTCGAGGTCATCTGTACGGGCAAGCTCACGACCTATCCGGGCCGCTCCCGCTACCAGCTCGTCATCGAGCACATGGAGCCTGCCGGTGCGGGAGCGCTGATGGCGCTGTTCGAGGAGCGCAAGCGGCGCCTTGAGGCCGAGGGCCTGTTCGATCCGGCTCGCAAGCGGCCGTTGCCGTTCCTCCCTGAGATCATCGGCATCGTCACCTCGCCGACCGGCTCTGTGATCCGCGACATGCTGCACCGCCTGGCCGAGCGCTTTCCGCGCAGGGTCGTCCTGTGGCCGGTAGCGGTGCAGGGCGAGGGGGCTGCCGAGCAGATTGCAGCGGCCATTCGCGGCTTTCCCCGGGTCGATCCGCGCCCAGATCTTCTCATCGTCGCCCGTGGCGGCGGTTCCATCGAGGATCTGTGGGCGTTCAACGAAGAAGTTGTCGCTCGCGCGGTGGCCGATTGCGACATTCCGCTCATCTCTGCGGTGGGGCATGAAACCGATACCACGCTCATCGATCATGTCGCGGACCGGCGGGCCCCGACGCCCACGGCCGCTGCCGAAATTGCCGTTCCGGTCCGCCGCGAACTGGCCGGCGACGTTGCCGCGCTGGGCGAGCGGATGGAACATGCCGTTCATCGTATGCTCGATCATGCCGTGCAGCGGGTGCAGGGACTGGCGCGCGGACTGCCCGATCCCGCCATGCTGATGGGCATCGCCGCCCAGCGGTTCGACGACCTGAGCGAACGCCTGCGGTTGCGCACGCCGCTGCTCATGCTTGAGGAAAGGCGCGAGCAGATGACCAGGCGGCACCAGCGTATCGGCGAACTCGCCCGCGACCGCATCCGCGCCTGCGAGCGTTCGCTGGCCGGCATTCCGGATGGACGCATCGCCGCACTGGTCGACCGGCGCATCCATGACGAGACGGCACGGCTCGGCGGTCTCTCCAAGCTGCTCGAAAGCCTGGGGCACAGGCAGGTGCTGGAGCGAGGCTATGCACTGGTTCACCGGCCCGCCGATGGCGGCCTCATTTCCTCACGCGCCGATGCCGAGCGCGAGGGCATCATGGAGATCGAGTTCCGCGACGGCCGGGTGAAGGTGATGCGCGGCGGCGAGACGCCACCTGCGCGGCGAAGCGCCCGACGTGGCAGCAGCGAACCATTCGGCGACCAGGGGACCCTGCTTTGA